One genomic window of Providencia hangzhouensis includes the following:
- a CDS encoding LysR family transcriptional regulator, translating to MIEPWQRLPALTLKQLQYFVTLAKLRHFTETANRLAVSQPALSSALRQIETVIGGKLINRTASSVTLTELGAAILPHAQQILSVSHRAFSEIQKIIVEGGDGTLRIGLVPSVSSLLFPAVPELLTQYFPRLNIEFYDQTNDALIDKLINHEIDFGIGVLDSSVPQNLNIFPLQDDPFVAVVHHDDAVSANEFHLPWKLLNNRDIAVFSKGNIQRLVAATVESHRLKLNIRYQVDYIETLYGLVRSKLAIAILPLLYTVHLRDPELKVLQLQQPELTRTVALIRNSEQATPLMDEVFQVLLKVLRDNNV from the coding sequence ATGATAGAACCTTGGCAGAGACTGCCAGCACTTACGCTCAAACAACTACAGTATTTTGTGACATTAGCAAAACTGCGTCATTTTACCGAGACAGCAAATCGTCTAGCGGTGAGCCAACCTGCTTTGAGTAGTGCTTTGCGGCAAATAGAAACGGTTATTGGAGGAAAACTAATTAATCGTACCGCTTCATCCGTAACATTAACGGAGCTAGGCGCAGCAATTTTACCACATGCACAGCAAATACTGAGTGTTTCTCACCGTGCATTTAGTGAAATTCAAAAAATAATCGTGGAAGGTGGGGATGGAACATTGCGTATTGGGCTGGTTCCTTCCGTAAGTTCTTTGTTATTTCCTGCTGTACCTGAATTATTAACTCAATATTTTCCGAGGCTTAATATTGAGTTTTATGACCAAACGAATGACGCTTTGATTGATAAACTTATCAATCATGAAATTGATTTTGGCATTGGTGTGTTAGATAGCTCAGTGCCTCAAAATTTAAATATCTTTCCCTTGCAGGATGACCCTTTTGTTGCTGTTGTTCATCATGATGATGCCGTGTCTGCCAATGAATTTCACTTGCCGTGGAAATTGCTAAATAATCGTGATATTGCCGTATTTTCGAAAGGTAATATTCAACGTTTAGTTGCTGCTACGGTGGAAAGTCACCGACTAAAATTAAATATTCGTTATCAAGTAGATTATATTGAAACCTTGTATGGCTTAGTTCGTTCAAAATTAGCGATTGCTATTTTACCACTGCTTTATACTGTACATTTACGAGACCCGGAATTGAAAGTTTTGCAATTACAACAACCGGAGTTAACGCGCACAGTCGCTTTAATTCGTAATAGCGAGCAAGCGACGCCACTAATGGACGAGGTTTTTCAGGTATTGTTAAAAGTATTGCGTGATAACAACGTATGA